One genomic window of Coffea eugenioides isolate CCC68of chromosome 1, Ceug_1.0, whole genome shotgun sequence includes the following:
- the LOC113783214 gene encoding pectinesterase 1-like: protein MGNMALNKAILFSTLLFIPLVLSDDTVPAPGDKAQLNSWFEQNVQPLASRKGTLDPALVAAEANPRIIKLKSDGSGEFKTIADAINSIPNDNTNRIIISLGPGNYTEKIKIERNKPFISIIGDPNNLPTLVFDGTAAKFGTVESATLIVESDYFNAANLILANSAPRPNGDVKGAQALAVRIGGDKASFYNCKFLGFQDTLCDDKGKHLFKDCYIEGTVDFIFGNGKSIYLNVEMHVIPGDQQAWITAQARHTDAEDTGYSFVHCKVTGTGRTAYLGRTWMPYGKVVFAYTDMSDAVIPAGWSNNFHPETEKTVLFGEFSSTGPGSDTNNSRAAFTKKLTEAEVKPFLTLGFIEASKWLLPPTQVPA from the exons ATGGGTAACATGGCCCTGAACAAAGCAATCCTTTTTTCAACCCTTCTCTTCATTCCTCTTGTTCTTTCAGATGATACTGTACCTGCCCCCGGTGATAAGGCTCAATTGAATAGCTGGTTTGAGCAAAATGTGCAGCCTTTGGCATCCCGGAAAGGCACTTTGGACCCGGCACTAGTCGCTGCAGAAGCCAATCCCAGAATCATCAAGCTCAAGAGCGACGGAAGCGGTGAGTTCAAGACTATAGCGGATGCCATCAATAGCATCCCAAATGACAATACCAACCGCATCATCATTTCACTTGGCCCCGGAAACTATACAGAGAAAATCAAGATTGAACGTAACAAGCCATTCATCTCAATAATTGGAGATCCAAACAATTTGCCTACTCTAGTGTTTGATGGTACAGCGGCCAAGTTTGGAACCGTGGAAAGTGCCACCTTGATTGTTGAATCTGATTACTTCAACGCCGCTAACCTCATTCTTGCG AACTCAGCACCAAGGCCAAACGGCGACGTGAAGGGTGCCCAGGCGTTGGCTGTGAGAATTGGAGGGGATAAGGCTTCCTTTTACAACTGCAAATTCCTTGGTTTTCAAGACACCCTTTGCGACGACAAAGGAAAGCACTTGTTCAAGGATTGCTACATCGAAGGCACCGTAGATTTCATTTTTGGCAACGGAAAATCCATCTACTTG AATGTTGAGATGCATGTTATCCCAGGCGACCAACAGGCATGGATCACCGCACAGGCGAGGCACACCGATGCTGAAGACACAGGATACTCATTTGTCCACTGCAAAGTCACTGGCACAGGTCGCACTGCTTACTTGGGCAGGACTTGGATGCCTTATGGCAAGGTCGTGTTTGCCTACACGGATATGAGCGACGCGGTAATCCCCGCAGGCTGGTCTAATAACTTCCATCCGGAGACTGAGAA GACGGTATTGTTCGGAGAATTCAGTTCCACCGGACCAGGTTCAGACACAAACAATAGCCGGGCTGCATTCACCAAGAAGCTTACTGAAGCAGAAGTTAAACCCTTTCTGACTCTTGGATTCATCGAGGCTTCTAAGTGGCTGCTTCCTCCCACCCAAGTTCCAGCTTAA